In Nitratireductor basaltis, the following are encoded in one genomic region:
- a CDS encoding prephenate dehydratase, with amino-acid sequence MTAKKKTNRISFQGEPGANSDTACRNMFPDMEPLPCATFEDAFNAVESGKADLAMIPIENTLAGRVADIHYLLPHSRLHIVGEYYLPIHFQLMVLPGVDMSEIKEVHSHIHALGQCRKIIRKNRWKPMVAGDTAGAAKLVAEENIRTNAALAPRLAADLYGLDIVAENVEDSENNVTRFVVLSKEKKWAERKSADQLMVTTFIFRVRNLPAALYKAMGGFATNGVNMTKLESYQLGGKLFSSLFYADVEGHPDDRNVALALEELRFFSREVRILGVYEGRDFRNSQSEDDEQE; translated from the coding sequence ATGACGGCGAAGAAGAAGACGAACCGCATTTCCTTCCAGGGTGAACCTGGCGCCAATTCCGACACGGCCTGCCGCAACATGTTCCCTGACATGGAGCCGCTGCCCTGCGCCACGTTCGAGGATGCGTTCAACGCGGTGGAAAGTGGCAAGGCCGACCTTGCGATGATCCCCATCGAGAACACGCTGGCTGGTCGCGTTGCCGACATTCACTATTTGCTTCCGCATTCCAGGCTTCACATTGTCGGTGAATATTACCTGCCCATCCACTTCCAGCTCATGGTTCTGCCGGGCGTCGACATGTCCGAGATCAAGGAAGTGCACAGCCATATCCATGCGCTCGGCCAGTGCCGCAAGATCATTCGCAAGAACCGCTGGAAGCCAATGGTGGCTGGCGACACGGCCGGCGCTGCGAAGCTGGTGGCCGAGGAGAATATCCGCACCAATGCCGCACTGGCGCCGCGCCTGGCGGCCGATCTCTACGGTCTCGATATCGTGGCGGAAAATGTCGAGGATTCGGAAAACAACGTCACGCGCTTCGTCGTCCTCTCCAAGGAGAAGAAGTGGGCCGAAAGGAAGAGTGCCGACCAGCTCATGGTCACCACCTTCATCTTCCGTGTGCGCAACCTGCCGGCCGCGCTCTACAAGGCGATGGGCGGCTTTGCCACGAATGGCGTGAACATGACCAAGCTGGAAAGCTACCAGCTGGGGGGAAAGTTGTTCTCATCACTCTTTTATGCCGATGTGGAAGGGCACCCAGACGACCGCAATGTCGCTCTGGCACTGGAAGAATTGCGCTTCTTCTCCCGGGAAGTGCGCATTCTGGGCGTCTATGAAGGTCGGGACTTCCGCAATTCGCAGAGTGAGGACGACGAGCAGGAATAG
- a CDS encoding 3-deoxy-manno-octulosonate cytidylyltransferase, whose product MSNIILIPARMASTRLPGKPMADIAGKPMIAQVVARALEADCGRVAVATDTAEIAEAARLEGAEAFVTEGRHESGSDRIFEALQVLDPDATVTTAINLQGDLPTIPAADIRACLAPLHDEEVDIATLGVEITDRNEIENPNVVKIIGSRVGQDRLRALYFTRAAAPWGEGPAYHHVGIYAYRRAALERFVSLKPSPLETREKLEQLRALEAGMRIDVSIVNSLPLGVDTPDDLERAREILSGRG is encoded by the coding sequence ATGTCCAATATCATATTGATCCCGGCCCGCATGGCCTCCACCCGCCTGCCGGGAAAACCCATGGCCGACATTGCTGGCAAGCCCATGATTGCGCAGGTGGTTGCCCGCGCGCTGGAGGCTGATTGCGGGCGCGTGGCGGTTGCCACGGACACGGCTGAAATCGCCGAGGCAGCCCGGTTGGAAGGCGCGGAAGCCTTTGTCACGGAAGGCCGGCACGAATCCGGATCCGACCGGATTTTCGAAGCCTTGCAGGTGCTCGATCCCGACGCGACGGTGACAACCGCGATCAATCTGCAGGGTGATCTGCCGACGATTCCCGCAGCGGATATCCGTGCCTGCCTTGCGCCCTTGCACGATGAAGAAGTGGACATCGCCACCCTTGGCGTCGAGATCACCGACCGCAACGAGATCGAAAACCCGAATGTGGTGAAGATCATCGGGTCGCGGGTCGGGCAAGACCGGCTGCGCGCTCTGTATTTCACCCGCGCCGCCGCACCCTGGGGCGAGGGACCGGCCTATCATCATGTCGGCATCTATGCCTATCGGCGCGCCGCGCTTGAGCGTTTCGTCTCGCTCAAGCCGTCGCCGCTGGAAACGCGCGAGAAGCTGGAGCAGCTTCGCGCGCTGGAGGCGGGCATGCGTATCGACGTTTCCATCGTGAACTCGCTTCCGCTCGGCGTGGATACGCCGGATGATCTGGAGCGGGCGCGCGAAATCTTGAGTGGCAGGGGCTGA
- a CDS encoding c-type cytochrome, with amino-acid sequence MDSFELNKIIGGFLAVVFVIFSVSILSDTFFAAHAPETPGYAIEVPEQAEGGGGDEPAEESVLPLLASADAGAGEGIFKRCQACHTVEEGGANKVGPNLYDIVNRPVASHEGFAYSAALQEYAQGGEVVWDYDNLDAFLLSPKGLVPGTAMAFAGLKKIDDRANLIAYLREQSASPAPLPEPEAAAEEEAAPAEGEAPAEGEAAATDEGEATPAEEAAPAEGVDAAAEEAPAEAEAAPAEAAPAEAEAEPDADAGAEEAPAAETEEQPAQ; translated from the coding sequence ATGGACTCGTTTGAACTCAACAAGATCATCGGCGGCTTTCTCGCCGTCGTTTTCGTAATCTTCTCCGTCAGCATACTGTCCGACACGTTTTTCGCGGCGCATGCGCCCGAAACGCCGGGCTATGCCATCGAGGTGCCTGAGCAGGCCGAAGGTGGTGGCGGCGACGAGCCGGCGGAAGAATCCGTACTGCCGCTTCTGGCTTCTGCCGATGCCGGCGCGGGTGAAGGCATCTTCAAGCGCTGCCAGGCTTGTCACACGGTTGAAGAGGGCGGCGCCAACAAGGTTGGTCCGAACCTCTATGACATCGTGAACCGTCCGGTCGCTTCGCATGAAGGCTTCGCATATTCCGCAGCGTTGCAGGAATATGCGCAGGGTGGTGAAGTGGTCTGGGATTACGACAATCTCGACGCTTTCCTTCTCAGCCCCAAGGGCCTGGTTCCCGGCACTGCGATGGCATTTGCCGGCCTGAAGAAGATCGACGACCGCGCCAATCTGATTGCCTATCTGCGTGAGCAGTCAGCAAGCCCCGCGCCGCTTCCCGAGCCGGAAGCAGCCGCCGAGGAAGAGGCTGCACCTGCAGAGGGCGAAGCTCCAGCCGAAGGTGAAGCCGCTGCCACGGATGAAGGCGAGGCAACTCCTGCAGAAGAAGCTGCACCAGCTGAAGGTGTCGACGCAGCGGCAGAGGAAGCTCCTGCCGAGGCAGAAGCTGCTCCAGCAGAAGCAGCCCCCGCCGAGGCCGAAGCCGAACCAGATGCTGATGCTGGCGCGGAAGAAGCACCGGCTGCAGAAACCGAAGAGCAGCCCGCTCAGTAG
- a CDS encoding extracellular solute-binding protein yields the protein MRLLSLPALAAPILGGFLSLGLVTGTVQAQNEEEWLTSSSLIDPDAEREPFDRYSYVNPDAPKGGTLNSSVTGTFDSFNPFVVRGTSAAGLTTFGGLLWETLMQQSLEEPSTSHPLIAEAFKYPEDYSSATYRLNPEARWHDGEPVTADDVSWSLEMLKEISPMHNRYFANVERAEIISDHEVKFIFDQTGNKELPHIMGDLPVLPKHWWEGTDKDGSQRDVKQPTLEPPLGSGPYRIESFDPGVRITWERVEDYWGEDLAVNIGRNNFDRRVYTYFTDANAAWLAFQKGGLEDIQIENSSRRWVTGYDFPAVNEGDIIKQVFDDGGVQPMQAYVLNLRKERFQDRRVRRALTLVYNFEEMNRTQFFGQNTRTTSFFHGSELAATGLPEGREMEILQEFKDQLPPELFTEEYKLPVYDGPQAERQYLREAVQLFREAGWVIRDGKMMNEKTGEPFTMEFLGRGPTDEIIAGGFIQSLRKIGIDASLRIVDVSQYINRRNEFNFDVVTGIFGQTLSPGNEQREYWGSEAASISGSRNLGGIQDEVVDALIDKVIFATDREELVATTRALDRVLLWNYFMVPQYHRPVIWTAYWNKFGIPEEQPEYAGVDLDSWWIDEEKEAALAEKYRSQQ from the coding sequence ATGCGTCTGCTTTCCCTGCCTGCACTAGCGGCCCCGATTTTGGGCGGCTTTCTGTCCCTTGGACTTGTGACAGGCACCGTGCAGGCGCAAAACGAAGAGGAGTGGCTGACATCCAGTTCTCTCATCGACCCGGATGCGGAGCGAGAGCCGTTCGACCGCTACTCCTATGTGAATCCTGATGCGCCAAAGGGCGGCACGCTGAATTCGTCGGTCACGGGCACGTTCGACAGCTTCAATCCATTCGTGGTCCGCGGCACATCTGCTGCAGGCTTGACGACCTTCGGCGGGCTGCTGTGGGAGACGCTCATGCAGCAGTCTCTCGAAGAGCCGAGCACCAGCCACCCGCTGATTGCCGAGGCGTTCAAATATCCGGAAGATTATTCTTCGGCGACCTATCGCCTCAACCCGGAGGCTCGCTGGCATGACGGGGAGCCGGTCACGGCCGATGATGTCTCCTGGTCCCTCGAAATGCTCAAGGAGATCAGCCCCATGCACAATCGCTATTTCGCGAATGTGGAACGGGCTGAGATCATCTCGGATCACGAAGTGAAGTTCATCTTTGATCAGACCGGCAACAAGGAACTGCCCCATATCATGGGCGACCTTCCCGTTCTGCCGAAACACTGGTGGGAAGGCACCGACAAGGATGGCAGTCAGCGCGACGTGAAACAGCCAACGCTGGAGCCACCGCTTGGTAGCGGACCCTACCGGATTGAAAGTTTCGATCCCGGTGTGCGCATCACCTGGGAGCGCGTTGAGGATTATTGGGGCGAAGACCTTGCGGTGAATATCGGCCGTAACAATTTCGACCGCCGCGTCTACACCTATTTCACCGACGCCAATGCGGCCTGGCTTGCCTTCCAGAAAGGCGGACTGGAAGACATTCAGATCGAGAACTCCTCGCGCCGCTGGGTCACCGGTTACGATTTTCCGGCGGTGAACGAGGGCGACATCATCAAGCAGGTCTTTGACGATGGCGGCGTACAGCCGATGCAGGCCTATGTGCTCAATCTGCGAAAGGAGCGGTTTCAGGATCGCCGCGTCCGCCGCGCGCTCACACTCGTTTACAATTTCGAGGAGATGAACCGCACGCAGTTCTTCGGCCAGAACACGCGCACGACCAGCTTCTTCCACGGCTCGGAGCTCGCAGCCACAGGGCTTCCCGAAGGGCGCGAGATGGAGATCCTTCAAGAGTTCAAGGACCAGCTTCCGCCGGAGCTATTCACCGAAGAATACAAACTGCCGGTCTATGATGGCCCGCAGGCCGAGCGCCAATATCTGCGTGAAGCGGTGCAGCTGTTTCGCGAGGCCGGCTGGGTCATCCGCGACGGCAAGATGATGAATGAGAAAACGGGCGAACCCTTCACCATGGAGTTTCTGGGTCGCGGTCCGACCGATGAAATCATCGCGGGAGGCTTCATCCAGTCGCTGCGCAAGATCGGCATCGACGCCAGCCTGCGCATCGTGGACGTTTCGCAATACATCAATCGGCGCAACGAGTTCAATTTCGATGTCGTCACCGGCATTTTCGGTCAGACGCTTTCTCCCGGAAACGAGCAGCGCGAATATTGGGGTTCGGAAGCCGCCTCCATATCCGGCTCGCGCAATCTCGGCGGCATCCAGGACGAGGTGGTTGATGCGCTGATCGACAAGGTCATTTTCGCTACCGACCGCGAAGAACTGGTGGCAACCACGCGTGCGCTCGACCGTGTGCTTCTGTGGAACTACTTCATGGTACCGCAATATCACCGGCCGGTGATCTGGACAGCCTACTGGAACAAGTTCGGCATCCCCGAGGAGCAGCCCGAATATGCCGGCGTGGACCTGGACAGCTGGTGGATCGACGAGGAAAAGGAAGCGGCACTCGCCGAAAAATATCGCAGCCAGCAATGA
- a CDS encoding extracellular solute-binding protein has product MSDRFELNRRHFLSGCGAAVASTFLSAPALAQLPTDKALFGLSAFGELKYQPGFTHFEYAAPEAPKGGMFRFQPSYWFFNQSTLTFNTLNSFVLGGDAPPRMELCFDSLMVRAYDEPDALYGLVAESVTISPDRNSYHFKLRPEARFHDDSPLTAQDLAFTYDLLKEKGHPQLRLPLGVLEEAVAEGDHAFRLTFDGSQNDRAILDLVTYPILSKAFYSEHPFDSSQLNAPLGSGPYKVGRYDAGTFIIYDRVADYWAADLPVNRGLYHFDQIRIDFFRDRNAGFEAFKKGDVEWREEFTSKVWATGYDFPAINDGRVVKNEVPGEKRPDMQAWALNQRRERFQDMRVRQAVSLCYDFVWTNRNFFYGIYERSESPFQKSDFMAEGTPSREELALLEPFRGQIPEEAFGKAVKPPESDGSGRDRNNLQRAGALLDEAGWKTDGTVRRNANGEPLTLEYIVRDEVFVRVETPFIENMRRIGIDASIRLLDASQYQARIASFDFDMAGLRQSLGGTPAVDGLKQLFHSQSAATDGTRNLPGTRSEAVDSLIDIAGQAQTRADLVIALRALDRVVRARHDWIMQFHSANHRLAYWDIYGFKEQKPDYFFPVEMLWWYDEEKARAIGKA; this is encoded by the coding sequence ATGAGTGACCGTTTCGAGCTAAACCGTCGCCATTTCCTCTCCGGTTGCGGAGCGGCGGTGGCTTCGACATTCCTGTCAGCACCAGCGCTCGCCCAACTGCCAACAGACAAGGCGCTGTTCGGCCTTTCTGCTTTCGGGGAACTGAAGTACCAGCCGGGCTTTACCCATTTCGAATATGCAGCCCCCGAGGCGCCAAAGGGTGGCATGTTCCGCTTCCAGCCTTCCTACTGGTTCTTCAATCAGTCCACGCTCACCTTCAACACGCTCAACAGCTTTGTCCTTGGTGGCGATGCGCCGCCGCGCATGGAGCTGTGTTTCGACAGCCTGATGGTGCGCGCTTATGACGAGCCGGATGCGCTTTACGGGCTGGTGGCCGAGAGCGTTACCATTTCGCCCGACCGCAACAGCTACCATTTCAAGCTGCGGCCGGAGGCTCGTTTTCACGACGACTCCCCCCTCACCGCCCAGGACCTTGCGTTCACCTATGATCTTCTGAAGGAGAAGGGCCATCCACAGCTGCGCCTGCCGCTTGGAGTGTTGGAGGAAGCTGTGGCGGAAGGAGATCACGCGTTCCGGCTCACCTTCGATGGCTCCCAAAACGATCGAGCGATACTCGATTTGGTGACCTATCCTATCCTTTCAAAGGCGTTTTACAGCGAGCATCCCTTCGACAGTTCGCAGCTCAATGCGCCGCTTGGCTCCGGTCCGTACAAGGTCGGGCGGTACGATGCGGGCACTTTCATAATCTATGACCGCGTGGCCGACTATTGGGCAGCCGATCTGCCCGTCAACCGCGGCCTCTATCACTTCGATCAGATCCGCATCGACTTCTTCCGTGACCGCAATGCCGGTTTCGAGGCGTTCAAGAAGGGCGATGTGGAATGGCGCGAGGAGTTCACCTCCAAGGTCTGGGCAACCGGCTACGATTTTCCGGCCATCAATGATGGGCGCGTGGTCAAGAATGAAGTTCCCGGCGAGAAGCGGCCGGACATGCAGGCCTGGGCCTTGAACCAGCGAAGGGAGCGGTTTCAGGACATGCGTGTGCGCCAGGCAGTCAGCCTCTGCTACGACTTCGTCTGGACGAACCGCAATTTCTTCTACGGCATCTATGAGCGCAGCGAGTCGCCTTTTCAGAAATCGGACTTCATGGCGGAAGGCACGCCCAGTCGGGAAGAGCTCGCACTGCTCGAACCCTTCCGTGGTCAAATCCCGGAGGAAGCTTTCGGCAAGGCTGTGAAACCACCCGAGAGCGATGGCTCCGGGCGGGACCGCAACAATCTCCAGCGTGCCGGGGCACTTCTCGATGAAGCCGGCTGGAAGACGGACGGCACAGTGCGCCGAAACGCGAATGGTGAGCCGCTGACGCTTGAATATATCGTGCGGGACGAGGTTTTCGTTCGCGTGGAAACGCCCTTCATCGAGAATATGCGGCGCATTGGCATCGATGCCTCCATTCGCCTGCTGGACGCTTCACAGTATCAGGCCCGCATTGCCAGCTTCGATTTCGATATGGCAGGTCTGCGCCAGTCGCTTGGTGGCACCCCGGCCGTTGATGGCCTCAAGCAGCTCTTTCATTCCCAAAGTGCAGCAACCGACGGCACCCGCAACCTGCCGGGCACGCGCAGTGAAGCTGTGGATTCGCTGATTGATATTGCGGGCCAGGCGCAAACGCGCGCCGATCTGGTCATTGCGCTGCGCGCTCTTGACCGGGTGGTTCGCGCGCGGCACGACTGGATCATGCAGTTCCACTCGGCGAATCACCGCCTGGCCTATTGGGACATCTACGGTTTCAAGGAGCAAAAGCCTGACTATTTCTTCCCCGTGGAAATGCTCTGGTGGTACGACGAGGAAAAGGCACGTGCGATTGGCAAGGCCTGA
- a CDS encoding microcin C ABC transporter permease YejB, producing the protein MGAYILRRLLLMIPTLIGIMTISFIVVQFAPGGPVEQVIAQVTGQAGGADSRISGGGSDFGAGQEFEASGGGGSSKYRGAQGLDPEFIASLEKQFGFDKPAHERFFMMLWNYARFDFGESYFRDISVVDLILEKMPVSISLGLWITLISYLISIPLGIRKAVKDGSAFDVWTSGIVIVAYAIPGFLFAILLMVLFAGGSFFDWFPLRGLTSENWESLSWPARILDYFWHLALPLTAMVLSAFATTTLLTKNSFLDEIRKQYVITARAKGLSESQVLYGHVFRNAMLIIIAGFPGAFISAFFTGSLLIESIFSLDGLGLLGFRSVIDRDYPVVFANLYIFSLIGLVVSLISDLTYTLIDPRIDFDRRDV; encoded by the coding sequence ATGGGCGCCTATATTCTCCGCCGCCTCCTCCTCATGATCCCGACCCTGATCGGCATCATGACCATATCTTTCATCGTGGTGCAGTTTGCGCCGGGCGGGCCTGTCGAGCAGGTCATCGCGCAAGTGACCGGCCAGGCAGGAGGGGCGGATTCGCGTATTTCAGGCGGTGGCAGCGACTTTGGTGCCGGACAGGAATTCGAGGCCTCCGGCGGCGGCGGCTCCAGCAAGTATCGTGGGGCGCAGGGGCTTGATCCCGAGTTCATCGCCTCGCTGGAAAAGCAGTTCGGATTTGACAAGCCAGCTCATGAGCGCTTCTTCATGATGCTGTGGAACTATGCGCGCTTCGATTTCGGCGAGAGCTATTTCCGCGACATTTCGGTGGTGGACCTGATCCTGGAAAAGATGCCGGTATCGATCTCGCTCGGCCTATGGATCACGCTCATCTCATACCTCATCTCCATTCCGCTTGGCATTCGCAAGGCGGTCAAGGACGGCTCGGCATTCGATGTGTGGACGAGTGGCATCGTCATTGTCGCCTATGCCATTCCCGGCTTTCTCTTTGCCATCCTTTTGATGGTGCTTTTTGCCGGCGGGTCGTTTTTCGACTGGTTCCCGCTGCGCGGCCTGACCTCGGAGAATTGGGAAAGCCTTTCCTGGCCGGCGCGCATCCTTGACTATTTCTGGCACCTGGCCCTGCCGCTGACGGCCATGGTGCTCTCGGCCTTTGCCACCACGACGCTTCTGACCAAGAACTCGTTCCTGGACGAAATCCGCAAGCAATATGTCATCACGGCACGCGCCAAGGGTCTGTCGGAAAGCCAGGTGCTTTATGGTCACGTTTTCCGCAATGCGATGCTCATCATCATTGCGGGCTTTCCAGGCGCCTTCATCTCGGCCTTCTTCACCGGCTCGCTTCTGATCGAAAGCATCTTCTCGCTTGATGGTCTGGGGCTTCTGGGCTTCCGCTCGGTGATTGACCGCGACTATCCGGTGGTCTTTGCCAATCTCTACATCTTCTCGCTGATCGGCCTCGTCGTCAGCCTGATTTCCGACCTCACCTATACGCTGATTGACCCACGCATCGACTTCGACCGGAGGGATGTGTGA
- a CDS encoding ABC transporter permease, protein MSEFQVEAEVEKVRDQAQRGWLSPINKRRWESFKANRRGYWSLWIFLILFVLSLFAEFIANDKPVLASYKGEILVPALVDYPEEKFGGFLAVTDYRDPFIQEEIKANGWMIWPPIRYSYRTVNSEIPEAAPAKPSWLYDEETRCQRYSEGLEDQRCTMGNWNWLGTDDQARDVLARVIYGFRISVLFGLILTAASAVIGVTAGAVQGYFGGWTDLLFQRFIEIWSSIPVLYLILIIAAVLPPGFFILLGIMLLFSWVAFVGVVRAEFLRARNFEYVSAARALGVPNRTIMFRHLLPNAMVATLTFLPFILNGSITTLTSLDFLGFGLPPGSPSLGELLRQGQRNLNAPWLGITGFLSLSIMLSLLIFIGEAVRDAFDPRKTFK, encoded by the coding sequence ATGTCGGAATTTCAAGTCGAGGCAGAAGTCGAAAAGGTTCGCGATCAGGCACAACGCGGCTGGCTTTCGCCAATCAACAAGCGCCGCTGGGAAAGCTTCAAGGCAAACCGGCGCGGCTACTGGTCGCTCTGGATCTTCCTTATCCTCTTCGTGCTGTCGCTTTTCGCGGAATTCATCGCAAACGACAAGCCGGTGCTTGCCTCCTACAAGGGCGAGATCCTCGTTCCCGCACTTGTCGACTATCCGGAAGAGAAGTTTGGCGGCTTTCTGGCTGTCACCGATTACCGCGACCCCTTCATCCAGGAGGAGATCAAGGCCAATGGCTGGATGATCTGGCCGCCGATCCGCTATTCCTATCGCACAGTCAATTCGGAGATCCCCGAAGCGGCCCCTGCCAAGCCGTCCTGGCTCTATGACGAGGAAACCCGCTGCCAGCGCTATTCCGAGGGTTTGGAAGACCAGCGCTGTACGATGGGCAACTGGAACTGGCTCGGCACGGACGACCAGGCACGCGACGTTCTAGCTCGTGTCATCTATGGCTTCCGCATCTCCGTCCTGTTCGGCCTGATCCTGACGGCCGCCTCTGCCGTCATCGGCGTGACGGCGGGCGCGGTACAGGGCTATTTCGGCGGCTGGACCGATCTTCTCTTCCAGCGTTTCATCGAAATCTGGTCCTCCATCCCGGTCCTTTACCTCATCCTCATCATTGCTGCCGTCCTGCCGCCAGGTTTCTTCATCCTGCTTGGCATCATGCTGCTCTTCTCGTGGGTCGCCTTTGTCGGCGTGGTGCGCGCAGAGTTTCTGCGGGCGCGCAATTTCGAATATGTGAGTGCGGCGCGGGCGCTGGGTGTTCCCAACCGCACCATCATGTTCCGTCATCTCCTGCCCAATGCGATGGTGGCCACACTCACCTTCCTGCCCTTCATCCTGAATGGCTCGATCACCACGCTGACCTCTCTCGACTTCCTGGGCTTCGGCCTGCCGCCCGGCTCGCCTTCGCTTGGTGAACTCCTGCGTCAGGGTCAGCGCAACCTGAACGCCCCCTGGCTCGGCATCACCGGCTTCCTGAGCCTGTCCATCATGCTCTCGCTGCTGATCTTCATCGGCGAAGCCGTCCGCGACGCCTTCGACCCACGGAAGACGTTCAAATGA
- a CDS encoding ABC transporter ATP-binding protein has translation MSGAVSETPLLYIRDLSVAFTQGPQETLAVDRVSFDIAKGETVALVGESGSGKSVTALSVLKLLPYPAASHPTGRIIYGGKDLLSASDDELRKARGNEISMIFQEPMTSLNPLHTIEKQIGEVLKLHRGMGENAARARTLELMNQVGIRDPEKRLSSYPHQLSGGQRQRVMIAMALANEPNLLIADEPTTALDVTVQAQILELLARLRKENGMSMLFITHDLGIVRKVADRVCVMTGGKIVESGPTKDIFENPQHAYTRHLLAAEPKGEPPALDTSAETVIKGDDVKVWFPVKKGFLRRTVDHVKGVDGVDITVRAGQTLGVVGESGSGKTTLGLALSRMISSKGEIRYRGENIDTRSFREMRPLRREMQIVFQDPYGSLSPRMSVAEIIQEGLKIHEPGLSATERDRVVVDVLQEVGLKPETRFRYPHEFSGGQRQRIAIARAMVLKPRFVMLDEPTSALDMSVQAQVVDLLRDLQKRHNLAYLFISHDLKVVKALANEVIVMRAGKVVEAGPAEQIFNHPKTDYTRALMAAAFDIEAVPGGVVAD, from the coding sequence ATGAGTGGTGCCGTGTCAGAAACTCCCCTCCTCTACATTCGCGATCTTTCCGTCGCCTTCACCCAAGGGCCGCAGGAGACCTTGGCGGTGGACCGGGTTTCCTTCGACATCGCCAAGGGCGAGACAGTGGCGCTCGTGGGCGAATCCGGGTCGGGCAAATCCGTTACCGCGCTGTCGGTCCTGAAGCTTCTGCCCTATCCCGCGGCGAGCCATCCGACAGGCCGGATCATCTATGGCGGCAAGGACCTGCTTTCCGCTTCGGATGACGAATTGCGAAAGGCGCGCGGCAACGAGATCTCCATGATCTTTCAGGAGCCGATGACTTCGCTCAACCCGCTGCACACGATCGAGAAGCAGATCGGTGAGGTATTGAAGCTGCACCGCGGCATGGGAGAGAATGCCGCCCGTGCGCGCACGCTGGAGCTCATGAACCAGGTCGGCATCCGCGATCCGGAAAAGCGGCTATCCTCCTATCCGCATCAGCTTTCCGGCGGACAGCGCCAGCGCGTGATGATCGCCATGGCGCTCGCGAACGAGCCTAACCTGCTGATTGCCGACGAGCCGACCACGGCGCTTGATGTAACGGTGCAGGCGCAGATTCTGGAGCTGCTTGCGCGGCTGCGCAAGGAGAACGGCATGTCCATGCTGTTCATCACCCATGATCTGGGGATCGTGCGCAAGGTTGCCGACCGTGTCTGCGTGATGACGGGCGGCAAAATAGTTGAAAGCGGCCCCACGAAGGACATATTCGAGAACCCGCAGCACGCCTATACCCGCCACCTTCTTGCAGCCGAGCCCAAGGGCGAGCCGCCTGCGCTCGACACCTCCGCCGAGACCGTGATCAAGGGCGATGATGTCAAGGTCTGGTTCCCGGTCAAGAAGGGGTTCCTGCGCCGTACGGTGGACCATGTGAAGGGTGTCGATGGCGTCGACATTACCGTGCGCGCCGGGCAGACGCTGGGCGTGGTCGGCGAATCCGGCTCGGGCAAGACAACGCTTGGTCTGGCGCTGTCGCGCATGATCTCGTCCAAAGGCGAAATCCGCTATCGCGGCGAGAATATCGACACCCGCTCCTTCCGCGAGATGCGGCCCTTGCGGCGCGAGATGCAGATCGTCTTTCAGGATCCCTATGGCAGTCTCAGCCCGCGCATGTCGGTGGCCGAGATCATCCAGGAGGGGCTGAAGATCCACGAGCCGGGCCTTTCCGCCACCGAACGCGACCGGGTGGTGGTGGATGTGCTTCAGGAAGTGGGCCTTAAGCCCGAAACACGCTTCCGCTATCCGCATGAGTTTTCCGGCGGCCAGCGCCAGCGCATCGCCATTGCCCGCGCCATGGTGCTGAAGCCCCGCTTCGTGATGCTGGACGAGCCGACCTCCGCGCTCGACATGAGCGTGCAGGCGCAGGTGGTCGATCTTCTGCGCGATCTGCAGAAGAGGCACAATCTGGCCTATCTCTTCATCAGCCACGACCTGAAGGTGGTTAAGGCGCTCGCCAATGAGGTGATCGTCATGCGCGCCGGAAAGGTGGTTGAGGCCGGGCCTGCCGAGCAGATCTTCAATCACCCCAAGACCGATTACACCCGCGCCCTGATGGCAGCCGCCTTCGATATCGAGGCCGTGCCGGGCGGTGTCGTCGCCGACTAG